Sequence from the Rutidosis leptorrhynchoides isolate AG116_Rl617_1_P2 chromosome 3, CSIRO_AGI_Rlap_v1, whole genome shotgun sequence genome:
TAGAAAAAGGTCATGTCATTTGAGTGTTACCCACCTCATGTGTTACCCACCAAGTTTTTGGTTCAACTTAATTTCTAGATGAATTTCACACCATGTAGCATAACGTCATTTCTGTTTGTATGTATCTAAACATTGCGGCGCAACGTGCGGATTTTGGTTAAAGATTTCTTTTTTCCTGTGACGATTACAAATTCAGTGTAAACGAGATGACATATGTTTACACTAAGTTGATACCTGGGGTTTCGCAATGGTCAATTTTGttgtttatcattatcattttgTAATTTTATATAGTGTTTTTGTTATAATCACAGTTATGATTTTGTGAATAATGAGTATGATGGTTCGTATGCGCTTTAATTTCAAATAATACAGGTGTTTGCTGCTGCAGCCACTGCAAGAACATTATTTATTTGTTGAACTATTAAGATAAAGTAAGTTCATCGTTTCTTTTTCATACCTGTGTCATTTATGTAAAACCTTCAACATGCTTTATCATTTCAGCTCATCATCTATGCACTAGAATTTCTTCTTTAGTGTTTTTAGGCTTTCGCCGGACAAAATTTGGTACATTGATCAGATGCTCAAAGTTCTTGAGGTTCATGGTATGTTCTTTCTTTACATTTTTGTTTTATAAAACTGTTATAGATTATTGTACTGTCGTTTTTGGTGTAATGAATGGTGTTTCTTTTTGTGTTTTTATATATTGTTTATAAATCCATTGTAGGTGTCACAAAGTTTGATCGTGATGTTTTGTTACATTTTGGTTTGATGAGCGGGTTAAAGCGTATTCTAACGACAATCGTTCACGTTATCACAAGTGTTGTGGAGATGGGCTTACAAATGAATTTAACAGTTGCATCATTTTAACAATAACAAACATCAATTTCATTTCATTACAAAAAAAATACAGTAACAGCAATAATCACAGATTACATAGGTTGCATCCAGAGCGTTAGTTCGATCAAACCCGCCGGGAACAAGACCAAGAGGATAATCAACCTTATTGATTTCAGGTAAATAAACTATATACTAATATTGTACTGCCTATGACATGACATTGAGAACCATTTATAACACCTCTAACGTATGCATCAACCTCTTTGTTAATAATCTTTTGTTTGATACTAGACACCTTTTGTTATAAATTGTAGGCACATCAAAGAGAAATAAGATGCATCAATCTCCTCTGTAGGACTACTCGCCTTTTTTAATAAACTATATAGGCAAAAAATGATACATATGTAACTATATATTGTAAGGAATAATGGGCTACAACTCATGCAAGGAACAACTTTTGTAGGATTACCCAGCTGCTACAACTCATGTAAGAAACAAGTGCAACTATTGTATAAACCGAACAACGTATGAAAGATGCAATGTAGGAATTAACTATTCTGGATGCAaactgatcaatccttaattaatgatgttatttaattacggattgagtgcaataagattacaatggaggatggaatgttggaTGATTATTTTGggtcccgatgatcgtctttcactttaactatcaagtgagcAACCACCCCGAtccggtcttgattgtcaattagcataattcaccttaactCAGTGTggaaagtccttgggcaaagtcacaagtgaaattcacaaaggcttaggcaaatggcagagaatcaacaactcataaatgagaggccaagctccttatttatagtattcgagatatccgcggtctgcgagacaattaactatccgcggaaattcagcggattaaaccgcagtcattTATTTGCGCGGAAACATAGCTGCTATACTTATTTTCAGCGAGTACTTCATAACCTTGCATTATAGTGCGCGTAGTTCTGCCCTTGGCCTTTAGCaagtaaaatatacatatacaatgctatgtatatgatcaagtccccccagtttattatgatacattttcgcgaagcaaatgtatcatgataaactctaaaatgaAAGAAGTGCTTCTTTAAAATATTTCGCAAacgatattttataatttttaccgtccatttattaccgttgtttttatTAGGCTCAatgcgtaattacaacggtaacttttcGCCATTCTGTCAAATCAATACGCTGTAACGGTTAGAAATTTACCGTTTACACGTTACAGTAATTTCAGCCGTTTAAATGTAATGATTACCCTTTCAACTTGCTCACCCTAattccaattataaatagctgGTTATTCCGAATAAAAACTTTACGCTTTTCTCTTCCAATTTCGCATTCAATCATATTTTTTCAATCACAATCGTACTGTGCAATTAACGATTCCAACCTTTAATTTTCTTCAATTCAACATCCGATTTAGTTAAATGGCGTCTTCTTCCTCGATGCATACTCCTGGGGGTTATGCTTCCTATATGACGGAAACAAAACTCCAAACCCTACAGGAGTGGTATCCGCCACTTGCACAATTTGTGCCTACCGCACCCTTACCAGAACAGCGAGCTGACACTCCCCCTAAGGGGACGATTACCGTATATGAGGCTGCCATCTCTCAAGGCAACCTCCGATTTCCACTTACAGAATTTTTCCGCAATGTCTGCGAGTATTATAAGATCGCTATGGCACAGCTTCATCCGAATGCGGTTAATAAAATTGTTCTGTTCGAGATGTACTGCCATGCCAACAACAAACAACCGCTGTTAAACGTGTTTCGCATGTGTAATAGTCTGATTTTATACGATGTGGGATGGTTTTCATTCCGCAGCAAACTGGGCACAATGATTTCGCCTAAAGATTCAATAGGCAATTGGCGCGGTTCTTTCTTTTACATCAATGACACCGCCTATGTGGACAGCAACATACCAAGAACATGGTGTACAGAACTTGATCCCAATCTTAATGAGAGACCTGTACTCGATGATCTTTAGAATGATATTCTCAATACTTTCAAAAACGCAGGCCTAATTCTGCGGGCTTATTCTAATGTACCGCTGCACATTGGCAGAGTTTCAATTCAATGGCCATGGAGCGACCATGACGCGCTTTTAGTTGACCGGGCAAAAAATGGTACTTCGCTTAAATTTATCGCATAATACTTCTTATACTTTTCGCATTATACTTTtgctttatattatatatttttattttagcaGAGGTTGCTCTTGACCTTATCATGAGGTCCGCTGATATCAGCAGGATCAGCCCTGCTCGTCGCCTAAAAAATGGCGATGGCGAGATTGTTGTTATTGATGAGCCAATCATCAATACATGCCAAATTGCTGGTGGTGAGGACCGCGGCAAGCGAAAAGTTGTGGAATGTGCCACCACCCCGCGCACAAGAAAAAGATTACGCTCTCTTGCTGAACAAGAAACGAGTAAGTAATTGTTAATTCGCTTTATTTGCTTATTACGCACTTTTTATGTTCGCATATACTTGCTATATTTGCTTATCTGGCTATAGTTGTTCTTTCAGAGTCATCCGCTGAAGCCACATCGCTCTACAACATTAGAGGGAGCATTCCCACAGATGTTCTTGAAGAGTCCGGGAAAGAAAATTTATCTCTTCCATCTGACGCAGAGGCATCTAATGAGGAGGATGGGGGAGAAACTGATGCGCGAGAATCCGCAGCAGCAGAACAGGCCAATAGATTATACCGCACGCTTTATAAATTTGTTCCCCAGGAGACAAAAGACCAATACCGCAAACTCTCATACCCCGAAACTGCAAGACAGCGACTGCATAATTGCTACAGTACAATTTATCTAACAGTTGATAGTATGGAGCGCTTTACAGAGATGTCAGATGAGTATGATAAAGTAGTGAAGCTTGCAAACGCTCACGAGAGAAAAGCGCAAAAGGCGGAGGCGCGGCTCAAAAAGGTTATGGAGGAGAACGCCAGGCTCAAAAAGAGGGCGGAAGCTGCTGCAAAAGATTTCACACAGTTGGTCAAGTATCTCCCAAAATTCGCAGATAGAGTGATGGACTCCAatccagtcactgaaaaatttcgatCGTATGCCCAAGCAGCAAAACTTGCCACTCGCTGTGAGTGGTATGATCTATTGTGCAAGCTTGACGATCTTTCTCAACCTCTACCTTCTGACATGGCGAAAGAAATATGCGCCACAGATGATGCTCGCGAAGCACTCGAGAGAGCGAAAAAGGGGGTCGAGAAAGTCAGCATACCTGCCCTTGAAGAACTTAGCCAGCGTGAGGGTGTTTCATTCGCAGATATTGAAGCATTAGAGCTTTAAGTTTGCCTTAGCTATTTTTGAATGTACTTTCGTAATCTTGAATTGCGTTTTGTGTAACGATTCGCGATGTTTTCGCATTTAATATTAATCTCTTATTTACaattcgcagttgcaacttcttttatttatatagcgctttacattatcatatattcataattcagacttgccctttgcaatttccgcattcgctattgtgcacataacaaagcgtactttatgcgaaacaatcttttaatcaTTATGAATTTTCTAAGTCCAACAAATtgatccttaggcaaatttagcattgtgaagcatctaagtattggcaagatcaaatacttagaaAATTTTTTCCTTtcgcaattattttcaaattaacacaagtgggcaatttcatcacttggtttttAGCATATTATTTCGCAATACACTTTTGCATTATTATAGCATTTAAGTAGGCCATATTTTAGCGAAAACCGTGCCACTTTACTTAAAGTATCCGCAGAACAAATGTTAACTTAGTGTTATGAAAGATAAGTAATTGTATTCTGCGAAATAATCTCGTATTTTGCGAAATAATCACTACGCGTGACCACACGCAGTGTATTCGCTTTGTTAAAGAAACaactactaacactgaaattaactttgctttattcattaTTGTTTCGCATTACAAGGTTAAAAAATAAACGCAACAAGCATATTCGCATCATTATATCATTCATTGATGAAATTTCGCACTATTTAGGATTAACTGAATGTCCTTCAATACCCATATTCGCATTTGCCATAATCATAGCACAGAATGGCTCCACTTCTGCAGAAGTCAGCGTGCCAACTCCCTTATTAGCAGAAAATTTTAGCATACCATGTATAGTAGAAGGGATAACGCCAAACATGCACAAAACagtgcgcccaagtatcatattgaatcgcgattgatttcgcattatATATAGATTCAATAAAGATtggcgccttagcgactcatcgctatCATCAACTAGCTCCATTTGTAACTCCAATTGGCCAACaggccaggatgactctcctgagaatccagcaagtgaaaccgcagtcggtttcatcaaagcttgaatgttcgcgggtagcttgctaaaacattgttcgtacataacatcgacactgctaccagtgtccacatgtaccttcattatcattataccAGTATTCGCAATGCGTCATGAAACCACCACAGGTTTATCAACATCCGCGGTCAAACTTGCAGGAGGAAATGTAATAGAGGGACATTTCCAACTGACAATCTGCGCTGAAATTTGCAGTACCGACATTTCGTCCTGTACTTCTACCACATTTATTACCTGaattccgcgctgattttctttcttaCTAACCATCTTTACCCCCAGATTTTTCACTGCaggagcctttcgctcaaccgcaTTTGACGCATTCGAGGTATTAGCTTCTGTCGGCATTATAATCGCATTCGCAGTGTTCTGcgcgattaaatggtccagcttgccttgctcATATGCTTCTGTAATGAATTCCGCTAAATCTCTGcagcgattggtgtcatgaccataatcgtcatggaaaacacaaaacttTGATCGATCGCGCCTGCTATTctctcccaaaggctgcggatcaggaaaagacttagcaactctctcttgcaacaaaatttccttaggcgtttttattagcatttgaatgatattgaaagattcattgttccactttcgcgtagaatagcgatcacgaCGGCCATATCCATGGTTGTCATTTTGACCTTGAAATCTGTCATTTCGCGGGTATCCACCGCCGCCATTTCTTCGCGGAAAACCTGATCCGCGGTAAATATCACTGTTACCATCgcgaaaagagtcattgtcatctctccaacttttgtctctaccccaccCACACGCAGGGGTGATAGTGCTATCCTCTTAACCGCGGAGATAATCGTATGTTTCTTGTTGTACTTTACGAAAGTTAGCGGGACATCCCTTCGCAATCTTCGCACAAGAGTAGGTTGTCGCTGtgggttaatagcatgcaaaaaacctgaaattttctgatcttcattcaatCGTGGAATTTTTTGGCATTCATAAATATACCGCGTAAGTAATGCGCTCAAAGTTTCTTTGGTGCCTTGCTTAATGTCGTGACATTCTACatgtgtctttttctgcggtaaaaGATTTTGAAACTGTAGCAAAAAAATTTCGCGCAAATCGACAAAGCCAATGATACTACGAGATTGCGGACTATGAAACcactcccttgctgacccttgcaaagCCATAGGGAACACTCCGCACGCAACTGGTTCATCCTAGTTGTAGGTGCTCACCACCCCTTCGAAGCGTTGCAGAAACTCTAAGGGATCGGTTAAACCCGAATAAACTCCCAGAGTTGCCGGCACAATCGGCGGAGAGACAattggataatcagaaatatgCTGGACAAACTTGTCCGCGGCAGTAGTGATTTCAGTTGTCTTTTTTGTGCGAGTGtctgcattctccgcacaaaacttgCTAATCATTTTTTGCTAGAAATTTGGCTGTTCAAATTTATGTTGCATTaactttggcgcaatgcttctgaaagcatccgccaaaaaattTTGCGCATTTTCTCTGCGAGCAGCATCAGATGCTTCACCTTCTTCCCCAtaacgagggaaaggtgttggtggtcgctttcgcttaaTATGTGGATTTTTAACAAGCTCTTCAACACTATCCGAATCGTCAGAGAATTCGCTTTCTTCTCTTGGCGCCTTCGCCATTTTTGAGTTATACGCAGAGTTCAAATGAACGCGGtcttctgcattatcactatcGCTATCATTATGCTCAAGAACTAAGCGATCAACTTGTAATCCTGAATCATTCAGTGGCCATAAGTAATTTCACGGTATGCGAGACTCGCGACCATATTTAGCATCTTTCTTAGCTTGTTATACGACAGTACTAACAATTTTGTCAGTGCGCAAACTAGATTTTCCAGCCAAAACCTTTATTCGCTTTCCTTCAGCGATTGTTTCATCGCGATTTTGCAGCAATGTTCTACGCGCAAACATTTTTTCTGCAGCAACTTCTGGCTGCGAATCACTAGCATTGTTTGCAACAGATGTTTTAGCAGCCGGTTCTTGAGCGGATTTTCCCGCGGTTATATTAGCATTTGTTTGCAATGGAAATATCACGACGTTCTGCGAATCGCcaggcagtgcatcagcattcgcagaaacgCCAGCTTGCTTAGCATTTTTCATCATGACCGTGAAGCAGATCAGCTGATTGCGTATTCAaaaagcacctgcaaatcatcacaacaaaaacacgattgaaattaaaccgacgaATTGATTGTTTGACAACGCGAAACAAAAAATTTTCCGTTTAATttataaaacgtgtcccacggatggcgccaattgatcaatccttaattaatgatgttacttaattacggattgagtgcaataagattacaatggaggatggaatgttggatgattattttgggccccgatgatcgtctttcactttaactatcaagtgatcaaccaccccgacccggtcttgattgtcaattagcataattcaccttaactcaatgtggaaagtccttgggcaaagtcacaagtgaaattcacaaaggcttaggcaaatggcagagaatcaacaacccataaatgagaggctaagctccttatttatagtattcgagatatccgcggtctgcgagacacttaactatccgcggaaactcagcggattaaaccgcagtcattTATTTGCGCGGAAACATAGCTGCTATACTTATTTTCAGCGAGTACTTCATAACCTTGCATTGTAGTGCGCGTAGTTCTGCCCTTGGCCTTTAGCaagtaaaatatacatatacaatgctatgtatatgatcacaaACAACGCacactaacaaaaaaaaaaaaaaaaaatagcgcaGCGAAGCGCGCAACGGACCCATTTCTAGTTACTGTGTATAATCAACAAGGTGGTGTTAGTATGAATGGTAAATAATTACCTATAGTAGCATGTGTTAAAAAAATGTTTTTAAATTTATCACTATCCTTAAATTTACAATCTCTAATGTTCTTCAAGTAGTTCGATTTCGATTGGGATCTCAGAATGTGATAATATTTTCAACTCTTCAAGTGCATCCAATATAATATGTGTTCACTTTTTGTTAGTAGATAGTAGTCATTTGACTAGTGTTACCATAAACACCATAGCTCAAGATAAAAAAACCCATCTTTTTACaaggttaagatgatgatgatgacgatgatgatgatgatgatgatgatgatgatgatgatgtttcagTGTTTAAACCATTGCTTCTATTTTTCAAATTAATCAATCTTCGTTTACCaaccatttcatccaccaaattaaATGAAACCATAAAATTAAAAAAGTGGCATTTCACTTCCTATACTcaaatcataaaccctaatttttggaGATTAAATTAGTTTACAAGTACATCATCAATTACCAATCACACTACAATAAGATAAAAAGAAAGAATTTCGAAAAGCAACTTAGCTTGGTATCAGATGCGTGCGACGGTGTAGAAGCACACAAATTGTGGCAGATTCATCAGTCAAGAATCATCAAAGGACGTCGATGGTGGCGGCGGCCATTGTTTGCGAATACTACGGCGGCGGGGGTGGTTGTCGCCTGTGAAGGAGATGACGGTGATGGTAGCGGTGGTTAAATGGGTTTGTAGCCAGAGCAAAGAGATGGGTTTGTAGCGAAAGAAATTAGAAATCATTTTAATCGAACATGGTTTATTAGGTTTTTTGGGGTAGCGGCAGAAGAGATATGAATTAGGTTATCGAAGATTGATGATTCTGTTACTAAAATCACATGAATTAAATTGTAATGTAGCAGAAGTATATTTTGCATATATTGAAATCGAtgacaattttttttgtttttgtttatgaAGTTCATAACTATTACGGTTTTTGATATTATAGAGAGGAGAGGAAAAATTGGGAATGACCGGATTAAATGCAACGGGAGGGAAAATTAGTGAAAATGTAAACGAATCAGGAGGGAAACTGAAAATGTTAGAACGTAAACCCGGAGGGAATAAGCCCGCTTATTTTTAGAGGGTATACAACACTATAGAGTTCTAGATATTTACTGAAAATTTTATATGTCTATGATATAGTAAAGCCGTTAAGAAGTTTTATGATTTAGATTTtagcttttataaaaataaaaatactcttattttttttaaaaaaatgttatGTTTGATTaaagagaaaattgcgcggatagtcctTGTGGTTTGTACCAGCCATCATGGATAGACAAAGTTGCTGTTTTGAGTGCGGATAGTCCTTGTGACTTAGAATTGGAGCAAGGATAGCCTAGTTCACTAACACTGTTAACTTTTTCTGTTAAAATCGAATCATGTgccaagcatgtgagggtattttcgtcatttatcCTTTGTTCTTATCTAAATTAAATAAAATTctgataataatataaaaataaagaaatggtGATCTAAATACAAGTCCGATTAAAAACCAATTTcagatattcaatatttaataaatacAGAGTAAGATCTTTAAGATCTAAACTTAATTGGAGATCTAAACTTAAAATGGGTTTTGCAACTTGATATGAGGGTTCGTCATATTAAAATGGGTATGGCCATACGCATCATATTTCAATGGTTCATCTGCATCTCCATTCAATATATTAATGGTTCATTAGCTCTAAGTTCAAAGCTTCCAAGCTTTCAAGGTTTTGTGCTCCAAGTTCAAAGCTTCCATAGGTTGGTGAATATATTATCTACTTCACAAAATTCCAAAATACAAATCAAAATTTAAAATCAAACCTACAGTATACTTCAAACTTGTATTTTTTTCAACCAAACCCTTTTGCAGGAACCCTTTAAGTATATCGatggaacttgtaagaccctaatcttcattgtacagcagtgtaaatagagtatataaagtgtgggaatgattgtgcagttaaacagaagtcagagactgatctgagctaggtgcgctcagcgcacccttaatagtgcgcgtggcgcactaaaACTGTAGCCGTGTTTCTGCTTCTTTTaaacagatattttgatgggcattttggtaattgcacttgtggacgagttaaaggccagtaggtcagattgtggagcctcatttatgaaaggacccgttcatatacattataaacgattcacaatagttgattacattgcgaggtatttgacctctatatgatacattttacaaacattgcattcgtttttaaaagacaatctttctttacatcgaaaattgacaggcatgcataccatttcataatatccactatccaactataaattgatttaataataatctttgatgaactcaatgactcgaatgcaacgttcttcgaaatatgctatgaaagactccaagtaatatctttaaaatgagcaaatgcacagcggaagatttctttaacacctgagaataaacatgctttaaagtgtcaaccaaaaggttggtgagttcattagtttatcataatcatttatttccatcattttaatagaccacaagaatttcatttccagttctcataaatatacgtcccatgcatagagacaaaaataatcattcatatggtga
This genomic interval carries:
- the LOC139902809 gene encoding uncharacterized protein — translated: MRSADISRISPARRLKNGDGEIVVIDEPIINTCQIAGGEDRGKRKVVECATTPRTRKRLRSLAEQETKSSAEATSLYNIRGSIPTDVLEESGKENLSLPSDAEASNEEDGGETDARESAAAEQANRLYRTLYKFVPQETKDQYRKLSYPETARQRLHNCYSTIYLTVDSMERFTEMSDEYDKVVKLANAHERKAQKAEARLKKVMEENARLKKRAEAAAKDFTQLVKYLPKFADRVMDSNPVTEKFRSYAQAAKLATRCEWYDLLCKLDDLSQPLPSDMAKEICATDDAREALERAKKGVEKVSIPALEELSQREGVSFADIEALEL